The proteins below come from a single Synechococcus sp. WH 8101 genomic window:
- a CDS encoding LON peptidase substrate-binding domain-containing protein: MADLSVRELPLFPLPDVVLFPREVLPLHIFESRYRMMLKSVLEDDRRFGVVRWDPQNQAMAAVGCCAEVLQHQTAEDGRSNIVTLGQQRFRVLDVVRETPFRTAMVTWIEDEPVTAESDLESLTRSVDHALRDVVELTGKLTGSPASLPDDLPDLPRELSFWIGAHLGGPVADQQQELLELTSTRERLEQEFAMLDETRRQLAARTVLRDTLANSEGC, encoded by the coding sequence GTGGCTGACCTGTCCGTCAGAGAGTTACCGCTGTTCCCTCTGCCGGATGTCGTTCTCTTTCCGCGTGAGGTGCTGCCACTCCATATCTTCGAGTCGCGCTATCGGATGATGCTCAAGAGTGTGCTCGAAGATGATCGCCGTTTTGGCGTTGTGCGCTGGGATCCACAGAATCAAGCGATGGCTGCGGTGGGGTGCTGTGCTGAGGTTTTGCAGCATCAAACTGCCGAGGACGGTCGCAGCAACATCGTGACCCTGGGCCAACAGCGTTTCCGCGTGCTGGATGTGGTGCGCGAGACCCCCTTCCGCACGGCAATGGTGACATGGATCGAGGACGAGCCAGTCACGGCCGAGTCCGACCTCGAATCACTCACTCGCTCCGTCGATCACGCCCTCAGGGATGTGGTGGAACTGACCGGGAAACTGACCGGATCACCCGCCAGCCTTCCCGATGACCTGCCCGATCTGCCTCGGGAACTGTCGTTCTGGATCGGCGCCCACCTGGGAGGTCCCGTGGCAGATCAACAACAGGAGTTGCTGGAACTCACCAGCACCCGGGAGCGCCTGGAACAGGAGTTCGCCATGCTCGATGAAACACGTCGCCAGTTGGCGGCGCGGACAGTGCTCCGCGACACATTGGCGAATTCAGAGGGATGCTGA
- a CDS encoding methyltransferase domain-containing protein, which yields MLNATSIALALGIPTAAAAVGLAIWSRRNRAYHSSASVAAAYDAWTDDRLLEQLWGEHVHLGHYGEPPRRRDFRAAKADFVHALVHWSGLDQLPPGSRLLDVGCGIGGSARILAREYGFDVLGISISPAQVARATSLTPTGLSCRFAVMDALDLQLADGHFDAVWSVEGGPHMPDKQRYADELLRVLRPGGVLAVADWNRRDASDGAMSGLERQVMHQLLTQWAHPEFASIKGFCANLNASPYNHGGTIVSADWTAATLPSWIDSILEGVRRPGAVLSLGPKAVLQGLRETPTLLLMHWAFATGLMQFGVFRRDQSGSNSVLG from the coding sequence ATGCTGAACGCCACCAGCATCGCGCTGGCCCTTGGCATACCCACGGCCGCCGCTGCCGTGGGCCTTGCCATCTGGAGTCGCCGCAATCGCGCCTATCACTCCAGCGCCAGTGTTGCTGCGGCTTATGACGCCTGGACCGACGATCGCTTGCTCGAGCAGCTCTGGGGCGAACACGTGCACCTCGGGCACTACGGCGAGCCGCCTCGGCGGCGAGACTTCCGAGCCGCCAAGGCTGATTTCGTGCATGCCCTCGTGCACTGGAGTGGTCTCGATCAGCTGCCCCCCGGCTCGCGCCTCCTCGATGTGGGCTGCGGCATTGGCGGCAGCGCCAGGATCCTGGCGCGTGAGTACGGCTTTGATGTTCTGGGAATCAGCATCAGTCCCGCTCAGGTGGCCCGTGCCACCAGCCTCACCCCAACGGGTCTGAGTTGCCGCTTTGCGGTGATGGATGCCCTCGATCTGCAACTCGCCGACGGCCACTTTGATGCCGTGTGGAGCGTCGAGGGCGGTCCTCACATGCCCGACAAACAGCGTTACGCCGATGAACTGTTGCGCGTGCTCCGCCCCGGCGGCGTTCTCGCCGTGGCCGACTGGAATCGCCGCGATGCCTCTGACGGCGCAATGTCGGGGCTCGAGCGGCAGGTGATGCACCAACTGCTCACCCAGTGGGCCCACCCGGAATTCGCCAGCATTAAGGGCTTCTGCGCCAATCTCAACGCCAGTCCCTACAACCACGGCGGTACCATCGTCAGCGCCGACTGGACCGCAGCGACCCTGCCCTCCTGGATTGACTCGATCCTGGAGGGGGTGCGTCGCCCCGGCGCCGTGCTCAGCCTCGGCCCCAAAGCTGTGCTGCAGGGCTTGAGGGAAACGCCAACACTCCTCCTGATGCATTGGGCGTTCGCCACAGGGCTGATGCAGTTCGGGGTGTTCCGCCGTGATCAGTCGGGCTCCAACTCCGTGCTCGGATAG
- a CDS encoding DUF1997 domain-containing protein: MPLAFRASQHLDLPVYEQVEALPAYLQETDRVVKALLDPQQLTLLSPGRYRYTVTTLQVFQLRVKPVVSLEVIHSDHQLIMRAIEADLEGLGLVDDFQLSLEAVLEASDSGLQGLATLGVQVSQPPLLRLIPRKVLESTGESILNGILLTIKGRVGRQLVADFRAWCRDPASR; encoded by the coding sequence ATGCCCCTGGCCTTCCGCGCCAGCCAGCACCTGGATCTTCCTGTTTATGAGCAGGTGGAGGCACTGCCGGCCTACCTCCAGGAAACGGACCGGGTCGTCAAGGCCCTCCTGGATCCTCAGCAGCTGACCCTGCTGTCTCCCGGCCGGTACCGCTACACCGTCACCACCCTGCAGGTGTTTCAGTTGCGGGTGAAGCCGGTGGTGAGCTTGGAGGTCATCCATTCCGACCATCAGCTGATCATGCGGGCGATCGAGGCCGATCTTGAAGGCCTCGGCCTGGTGGATGATTTTCAGTTGAGCCTGGAAGCGGTGCTGGAAGCCAGCGACTCCGGTCTGCAGGGACTCGCCACCCTCGGAGTGCAGGTGAGTCAGCCGCCCTTGCTGCGCTTGATTCCTCGCAAGGTGCTGGAAAGCACCGGCGAATCCATCCTCAACGGCATCCTGCTCACGATCAAGGGACGCGTCGGTCGGCAGCTGGTGGCGGACTTTCGGGCCTGGTGCCGGGATCCGGCCTCGCGCTGA
- a CDS encoding TIGR03960 family B12-binding radical SAM protein — translation MTIAPTSPASGTPAGSAPALDRWPPVAFEALVSEGINKPARYMGHELGVKPRDWMNAKVRWALTYPEVYEVGASNLGHIILYSILNAVPGQLCDRAYLPASDLATRLRDRQLPLFAVESRRPLPAFDILGFSLSYELGATNILEMLDLAGVPLRASERGDRPLQDPEAPPLIFAGGPTATSNPEPYAAFFDFIALGDGEELLPEIGLVVADAKAAGWSRSRLLRDLAQVPGVYVPSLYAPGADGVTVEPLHADLPRRLLRRVATPMPHYAMGLVPHVETVHDRLTVEIRRGCTRGCRFCQPGMLTRPARDVEPEAVIEAVETGMEMTGYSDFSLLSLSCSDYLALPAVGVELRNRLADRNVTLQLPSQRVDRFDDDIAHILGGGRQAGLTFAPEAGTQRLRDIVNKGLTDADLLNGIRTAMQNGYRKVKLYFMIGLPGETDADVLGIAETCRMLQERCRDLGRLTLNITISNFTPKPHTPFQWHSVSTSEFRRRQELLRHASRSLRGVRFNFTDVRLSAMEDFVGRGDRRLAPVIEAAWRAGAGMDAWFESLDRTYAAWTEAIAAAGLEGRYRDLELGGWSAAAALDREDLERFCLQPLPWDHIDTGLAKTWLAEDLQRALAAAVVPDCSFEGCSSCGVCGPDLGHNVVVPPPPVPEQRPTLPPPSARVCRLRFGFSKTGAMALLSHLDLVRMLERSLRRSGLPVSYTGGFHPLPRLQIALALPLGVEAYGEWLDLEFLEMVDPAAVMQVWQRTLPAGFQLRSVEAVPVSEPSLSQRLASAEWRFCLRVVSGETLTPARWDGAIDAVLAREVLVWHDTDKKGRPRQRDCRPSLLALRRFEEEPAGVMPFALEAAIDAQGRSLRPGQLQHWLAEALALELSVHSLERTALRLHPAATPVLG, via the coding sequence ATGACCATTGCGCCCACCAGCCCTGCCTCCGGGACCCCAGCTGGATCGGCGCCGGCTCTGGATCGGTGGCCGCCGGTGGCGTTTGAAGCGCTCGTGTCCGAGGGCATCAACAAGCCCGCGCGCTACATGGGCCATGAGCTGGGGGTGAAGCCTCGCGATTGGATGAACGCCAAGGTGCGTTGGGCCCTCACCTACCCCGAGGTCTACGAGGTGGGGGCCAGCAATCTCGGCCACATCATTCTGTATTCCATCCTCAATGCTGTTCCTGGTCAGCTCTGCGATCGCGCCTATCTGCCCGCGAGTGATCTGGCCACGCGCCTGAGAGATCGCCAGCTTCCCCTGTTCGCGGTGGAGAGTCGGCGCCCTTTGCCGGCCTTCGACATCCTTGGTTTCAGTCTCAGTTACGAGCTGGGGGCCACCAACATCCTCGAGATGCTGGATCTGGCCGGCGTGCCGTTGCGTGCCAGCGAACGGGGCGATCGCCCGTTGCAGGATCCCGAGGCGCCGCCGCTGATCTTTGCGGGTGGACCGACGGCCACCAGCAACCCTGAGCCCTACGCCGCCTTCTTCGATTTCATTGCCCTCGGCGATGGGGAGGAACTGCTGCCCGAAATCGGGCTGGTGGTGGCCGATGCCAAGGCAGCGGGCTGGTCCCGCTCCCGTCTGCTTCGCGATCTCGCCCAGGTGCCGGGCGTATATGTGCCCTCGCTCTATGCCCCCGGCGCCGACGGCGTCACGGTGGAGCCCCTGCATGCCGATCTGCCCCGACGCCTGTTGCGTCGCGTCGCCACCCCCATGCCGCACTACGCCATGGGCCTGGTGCCCCACGTGGAAACCGTTCATGACCGGCTCACCGTGGAGATCCGCCGCGGCTGCACCCGCGGCTGTCGGTTCTGCCAACCCGGCATGCTCACCCGCCCCGCCCGTGACGTGGAGCCCGAGGCCGTGATCGAGGCGGTGGAAACCGGGATGGAGATGACCGGTTACAGCGACTTCTCCCTGCTGTCGCTCAGCTGCAGCGATTACCTGGCCCTGCCGGCGGTTGGGGTGGAGTTGCGCAACCGTCTGGCCGATCGCAACGTGACGCTTCAGCTGCCCAGCCAGCGGGTCGATCGTTTTGATGACGACATCGCCCACATCCTCGGTGGCGGTCGCCAGGCCGGTCTCACCTTTGCGCCGGAAGCGGGAACGCAGCGTTTGCGCGACATCGTCAACAAGGGCCTCACCGATGCGGATCTGCTCAACGGAATCCGCACAGCGATGCAGAACGGGTATCGCAAGGTGAAGCTCTATTTCATGATCGGTTTGCCCGGGGAAACGGATGCCGATGTGCTCGGCATCGCCGAGACCTGCCGGATGCTTCAAGAGCGCTGCCGCGACCTGGGGCGGCTGACTCTGAACATCACGATCAGCAACTTCACGCCTAAGCCCCACACACCGTTTCAGTGGCACAGCGTGTCCACCAGCGAGTTCCGGCGTCGCCAGGAGCTGTTGCGGCACGCGTCCCGGTCGCTCCGGGGGGTGCGGTTCAACTTCACCGATGTGCGGCTGTCAGCGATGGAAGACTTCGTGGGGCGAGGTGACCGGCGCCTGGCCCCCGTGATCGAGGCGGCCTGGCGCGCCGGCGCCGGCATGGATGCCTGGTTTGAGTCGTTGGATCGCACCTATGCCGCCTGGACGGAAGCGATCGCTGCCGCCGGGCTTGAGGGTCGCTACCGGGATCTCGAGCTCGGCGGCTGGAGTGCAGCCGCTGCGTTGGATCGGGAGGATCTGGAGCGGTTCTGCCTCCAGCCGCTGCCCTGGGATCACATCGATACTGGCCTTGCTAAGACCTGGCTGGCCGAGGATCTGCAACGGGCGCTGGCGGCGGCGGTGGTGCCCGATTGTTCCTTCGAGGGGTGCAGCAGCTGCGGGGTGTGTGGACCGGACCTCGGTCACAACGTGGTGGTGCCTCCCCCCCCGGTGCCCGAGCAGCGGCCAACGCTGCCACCGCCGAGTGCCCGGGTCTGCCGCCTTCGCTTCGGCTTCAGCAAAACAGGCGCGATGGCCCTGCTCAGTCATCTTGATTTGGTGCGGATGCTGGAGCGGTCCCTGCGGCGTTCCGGCTTGCCGGTGAGTTACACCGGCGGATTTCACCCCCTGCCCCGCCTGCAGATCGCCCTGGCCCTTCCCCTGGGGGTGGAAGCCTATGGGGAATGGTTGGATCTCGAATTTCTGGAGATGGTGGATCCTGCCGCTGTGATGCAGGTCTGGCAGCGCACGCTTCCCGCTGGCTTCCAGCTGCGCTCGGTGGAAGCGGTGCCTGTCTCCGAGCCCAGCCTGTCGCAACGGCTGGCATCGGCCGAATGGCGATTTTGTCTTCGAGTGGTGTCAGGCGAGACCCTGACGCCCGCGCGGTGGGATGGGGCGATTGATGCCGTGTTGGCCAGGGAGGTGTTGGTGTGGCACGACACCGATAAAAAAGGGCGGCCGCGGCAGCGGGACTGCCGCCCCTCGCTCCTGGCCTTGCGTCGATTCGAAGAGGAGCCGGCCGGCGTCATGCCCTTCGCCCTCGAGGCTGCCATCGATGCCCAGGGGCGCAGCCTCAGGCCAGGTCAACTTCAGCATTGGCTTGCGGAAGCCCTGGCGCTCGAGCTGAGCGTTCACTCCCTCGAGCGCACAGCGTTACGGCTGCATCCCGCCGCCACGCCAGTGCTAGGTTGA
- the rpsJ gene encoding 30S ribosomal protein S10, whose amino-acid sequence MSTAIAQQKIRIRLKAFDRRMLDLSCDKIIETADNTAATAIGPIPLPTKRKIYCVLRSPHVDKDSREHFETRTHRRIIDIYSPSAKTIDALMKLDLPSGVDIEVKL is encoded by the coding sequence ATGTCCACTGCCATTGCTCAGCAGAAGATTCGCATCCGCCTGAAGGCGTTTGATCGCCGCATGCTGGATCTCTCCTGCGACAAAATCATTGAAACGGCCGACAACACGGCGGCGACCGCCATCGGCCCCATTCCCCTCCCCACAAAACGCAAGATCTATTGCGTGCTGCGTTCACCCCATGTGGACAAGGATTCCCGCGAACATTTCGAGACCCGCACCCACCGCCGGATCATCGACATCTACAGCCCCTCGGCGAAGACGATTGACGCCCTGATGAAACTGGATCTTCCCAGTGGTGTCGACATTGAAGTGAAGCTCTGA
- a CDS encoding Rne/Rng family ribonuclease, whose product MPQQIVIAEQLRIAAVLTDERVDELIVAQGRYQIGDVYLGTVENVLPGIDAAFVNIGESEKNGFIHVTDLGPLRLKKGAAGITELLEPRQRVLVQVMKEPTGTKGPRLTGNLALPGRYLVLQPSGQGVNISRRISAEGERNRLRALGVLVKPPGAGLLIRTEAEGISEELLIDDLEALLRQWEAIQRAAETATPPVLLNRDEDFIHRILRDHTGPELVRVVVDDSAAVERVSSFLGEEGANVLVESHPEPGELLEHYKVNAAIRDALKPRVDLPSGGYVIIEPTEALTVIDVNSGSFTRSANARETVLWTNCEAAVEIARQLKLRNIGGVIIVDFIDMDSRRDQLQLLEYFTAAIRDDSARPQIAQLTELGLVELTRKRQGQNIYELFGRACPSCGGLGHVAVLPGKDLLQPLATATGLVRSAASARAEVAPPAEAGSGRRRRGGRGRGGSATAADDAISTVSADSSSAEVDVSDAVATQELPSRRQDPELVAVPMTDQQEEVYGWLGLNPALLLDEPPESDNLMVRVVRPGADPEAVLEEARQHLAAAGSRRRRRGSRGGSRSNGRGTGANGDASAADRAGGERDAAPLMVEITPLEITPFDTNPLEPAPQALEPQALEPQTPAPQMPEPASTMASPAISVDEGVDPDQEPRRRRRRSSAATAD is encoded by the coding sequence ATGCCCCAGCAGATAGTCATCGCCGAGCAGCTGCGGATCGCCGCAGTGCTCACCGATGAGCGTGTTGATGAACTGATCGTTGCCCAGGGCCGATACCAGATCGGTGACGTGTATCTCGGCACCGTTGAAAATGTTCTGCCTGGAATCGACGCTGCTTTCGTCAACATCGGTGAAAGTGAGAAGAATGGATTTATTCATGTCACCGATCTCGGCCCCCTTCGTCTGAAGAAAGGAGCGGCCGGCATCACCGAATTGCTCGAGCCCCGTCAGCGGGTGTTGGTGCAGGTGATGAAGGAGCCCACCGGCACCAAGGGGCCGAGGCTCACCGGCAACCTGGCCTTGCCCGGTCGCTATCTGGTGCTTCAGCCCAGTGGTCAGGGCGTGAACATCTCTCGCCGCATCAGTGCCGAAGGAGAGCGCAATCGTTTGCGGGCCCTCGGTGTGTTGGTGAAGCCACCCGGTGCGGGCTTGCTGATCCGCACGGAAGCGGAGGGGATCAGCGAGGAGCTGTTGATCGATGACCTCGAGGCCCTGTTGCGGCAATGGGAGGCGATCCAGCGGGCTGCAGAAACGGCCACCCCTCCGGTGCTCCTCAACCGTGATGAAGACTTCATCCATCGCATCCTGCGCGATCACACCGGCCCTGAGCTGGTGCGCGTTGTGGTGGATGACTCCGCTGCGGTGGAGCGGGTGAGCAGCTTCCTGGGTGAGGAGGGCGCCAATGTGCTGGTGGAGTCCCACCCGGAGCCGGGCGAACTTCTCGAGCATTACAAGGTCAATGCGGCCATCCGGGATGCCCTCAAGCCCCGCGTCGACCTTCCCTCCGGCGGCTACGTGATCATCGAGCCCACCGAGGCGCTCACGGTGATCGATGTCAATTCCGGCTCGTTCACCCGTTCGGCCAATGCGCGCGAAACGGTGTTGTGGACCAACTGTGAGGCGGCAGTGGAGATCGCCCGACAGCTGAAATTGCGCAACATTGGTGGCGTGATCATTGTCGATTTCATCGACATGGATTCGCGCCGTGATCAGCTCCAATTGCTGGAGTACTTCACCGCCGCGATTCGCGACGACAGTGCCCGGCCTCAGATCGCCCAGCTCACGGAGCTCGGTCTCGTGGAGCTGACCCGTAAACGCCAGGGCCAGAACATCTACGAGCTGTTTGGACGGGCCTGCCCCAGCTGCGGAGGTCTGGGCCATGTGGCGGTGCTGCCCGGCAAGGATCTGCTGCAACCGTTGGCCACGGCAACGGGCCTGGTGCGCTCGGCTGCGTCGGCCCGGGCGGAGGTGGCGCCTCCTGCGGAGGCTGGATCCGGCCGTCGCCGTCGCGGCGGGCGGGGGCGTGGCGGTTCTGCTACCGCCGCTGACGATGCCATCAGCACCGTCAGTGCCGACTCCAGTTCGGCCGAGGTGGATGTGTCGGATGCCGTAGCCACCCAGGAGCTGCCATCCCGCCGCCAGGATCCTGAGTTGGTGGCTGTGCCGATGACGGATCAGCAGGAGGAGGTGTATGGCTGGTTGGGCCTCAATCCTGCGCTGCTCTTGGATGAGCCGCCCGAGAGTGACAACCTTATGGTGCGGGTCGTTCGTCCCGGTGCCGATCCGGAGGCGGTGTTGGAGGAGGCACGCCAGCACTTGGCTGCTGCGGGCAGTCGGCGGCGGCGGCGTGGCAGTCGGGGCGGCAGCCGGAGCAACGGTCGCGGTACTGGCGCGAACGGTGACGCAAGCGCTGCCGATCGCGCCGGTGGGGAGCGCGACGCTGCCCCTCTGATGGTGGAGATCACGCCGCTGGAGATCACCCCGTTCGACACCAACCCTCTTGAGCCTGCACCGCAGGCGCTTGAACCGCAGGCGCTTGAACCTCAGACGCCTGCACCTCAGATGCCTGAACCCGCCAGCACCATGGCCTCTCCTGCCATCAGCGTCGACGAGGGCGTCGATCCGGATCAGGAGCCTCGCCGCCGCCGTCGCCGCTCCTCGGCGGCCACGGCGGATTGA
- the tuf gene encoding elongation factor Tu, whose amino-acid sequence MAREKFERNKPHVNIGTIGHVDHGKTTLTAAITNVLAKKGMAKKQDYADIDGAPEERERGITINTAHVEYETDTRHYAHVDCPGHADYVKNMITGAAQMDGAILVCAATDGPMAQTKEHILLAKQVGVPALVVALNKCDMVDDEEIIELVELEIRELLSSYDFPGDDIPVVQVSGLKALEGDAEWEAKIDELMKAVDENIPEPEREIDKPFLMAVEDVFSITGRGTVATGRIERGKVKVGEEIEIVGIKDTRKTTVTGVEMFRKLLDEGMAGDNVGLLLRGIQKEDIERGMVLVKPGSITPHTKFEGEVYVLKKEEGGRHTPFFAGYRPQFYIRTTDVTGQITAFTADDGSDVEMVMPGDRIKMTGELICPVAIEQGMRFAIREGGRTIGAGVVSKIIE is encoded by the coding sequence ATGGCTCGCGAGAAGTTCGAAAGGAACAAGCCCCACGTCAACATCGGCACCATCGGCCACGTTGACCATGGCAAAACCACCCTCACCGCTGCGATCACCAACGTGCTCGCCAAGAAGGGCATGGCCAAGAAACAGGACTATGCCGACATCGATGGTGCTCCCGAGGAGCGCGAGCGTGGCATCACCATCAACACGGCACACGTTGAGTACGAGACGGACACCCGTCACTATGCCCACGTGGACTGCCCTGGTCACGCGGACTACGTGAAGAACATGATCACCGGTGCCGCCCAGATGGATGGCGCCATCCTCGTGTGCGCCGCCACCGATGGCCCGATGGCTCAGACCAAGGAGCACATCCTCCTGGCCAAGCAGGTCGGGGTGCCCGCCCTGGTCGTGGCACTGAACAAGTGCGACATGGTCGACGATGAGGAGATCATCGAACTGGTGGAACTGGAAATCCGCGAACTTCTCTCCAGCTACGACTTCCCCGGCGATGACATCCCCGTCGTGCAGGTCTCTGGCCTGAAAGCCCTCGAAGGCGACGCCGAGTGGGAAGCGAAGATCGACGAGCTGATGAAGGCCGTTGACGAAAACATCCCCGAGCCTGAGAGGGAGATTGACAAGCCCTTCCTGATGGCCGTGGAAGACGTGTTCTCCATCACCGGTCGCGGCACCGTGGCCACCGGCCGGATCGAGCGCGGAAAGGTCAAGGTGGGCGAGGAAATCGAAATCGTCGGCATCAAGGACACCCGCAAAACCACCGTCACCGGTGTGGAGATGTTCCGCAAGCTGCTCGATGAGGGCATGGCTGGCGACAACGTCGGTCTGCTGCTCCGCGGCATTCAGAAAGAAGACATCGAGCGCGGCATGGTGCTCGTGAAGCCTGGCTCCATCACCCCCCACACCAAGTTCGAGGGTGAGGTGTATGTGCTCAAGAAGGAAGAAGGTGGTCGTCACACCCCCTTCTTCGCTGGTTACCGCCCGCAGTTCTACATCCGCACCACGGATGTGACCGGTCAGATCACCGCCTTCACCGCTGACGATGGCAGCGATGTGGAAATGGTGATGCCCGGTGACCGCATCAAGATGACCGGCGAACTGATCTGCCCCGTCGCCATTGAGCAGGGCATGCGCTTCGCTATCCGCGAAGGTGGCCGCACCATCGGTGCTGGCGTGGTGTCCAAGATCATCGAGTGA
- a CDS encoding ribonuclease HII produces the protein MAEWTAGVDEVGRGCWFGPVLAAAVVLSEPAASRLLAQGLTDSKRLSQRRRAQLVPLIEAEACAWALGQASAQDIDSGGIRAATELAMLRALQRLPRCPDLVLVDGVLPLRPWLGPQETIVRGDSHCASIAAASVLAKQARDGLIQRLASRFPEYGLERHAGYGTAQHRQALLSHGPTPLHRHTFLRKLFSARPDPGTRPESPPPAADRRVP, from the coding sequence ATGGCGGAATGGACAGCGGGGGTGGATGAAGTCGGCAGGGGCTGTTGGTTCGGTCCGGTGCTGGCGGCGGCCGTGGTGTTGTCGGAGCCTGCAGCGTCGCGGCTGCTGGCCCAAGGGCTCACCGACAGCAAGCGGCTCAGCCAGCGTCGTCGCGCTCAGCTGGTGCCCTTGATTGAAGCGGAGGCCTGCGCCTGGGCCCTGGGGCAGGCGTCGGCACAGGACATTGACAGCGGAGGCATTCGCGCAGCGACCGAGCTGGCGATGCTGCGCGCCCTGCAGCGCCTGCCTCGATGTCCTGATCTGGTGCTGGTGGATGGGGTGTTGCCGCTTCGGCCCTGGCTGGGCCCCCAGGAGACGATCGTGCGAGGTGACAGCCACTGTGCCTCCATTGCCGCCGCAAGTGTGTTGGCCAAGCAAGCCCGCGATGGCCTGATTCAACGTCTGGCTTCCCGTTTTCCTGAGTACGGCCTGGAGCGCCATGCCGGCTATGGCACGGCCCAGCATCGCCAAGCGCTGCTGAGCCACGGCCCCACGCCTCTGCATCGCCACACCTTTTTGCGCAAGCTGTTCAGCGCGAGGCCGGATCCCGGCACCAGGCCCGAAAGTCCGCCACCAGCTGCCGACCGACGCGTCCCTTGA
- the pheA gene encoding prephenate dehydratase: MPTRVAFLGPEGTYGERAARAMVSLEGLEAVELVPCAGLRSVVEHVADGRCGAAVVPVENSVEGGVTASLDGLWSHPELCIRRALVLPIRHALLSSGRLEQISEVLSHPQALAQCSGWLAEHLPGALQLPTSSTAEAARMVQGSQFRAAIASRSLATPGALEVLAYPINDAIGNCTRFLWLQRGDRCQSGDVASLAFSLHRNAPGALLEALGAVAALGLNMSRIESRPSKRELGEYVFFVDVELPPEDDGLLLSALTERMSPFCEHLSQFGAYPSTELEPD; the protein is encoded by the coding sequence ATGCCCACCCGCGTGGCTTTTCTCGGGCCGGAAGGGACCTACGGCGAGCGTGCGGCCCGTGCCATGGTCAGCCTGGAAGGCCTGGAGGCGGTGGAGCTGGTTCCCTGCGCTGGCCTGCGGTCGGTCGTGGAGCACGTGGCCGATGGCCGTTGCGGCGCCGCCGTGGTGCCCGTGGAGAATTCCGTGGAGGGCGGGGTGACCGCCAGCCTCGATGGTCTCTGGTCCCATCCGGAGCTGTGCATTCGCAGGGCGCTGGTGCTCCCGATCCGTCATGCCCTGCTCAGCAGTGGCCGCTTGGAGCAGATCTCGGAAGTGCTGTCCCACCCCCAGGCCCTGGCCCAGTGCAGTGGCTGGTTGGCGGAGCATCTGCCCGGTGCCCTGCAGCTGCCCACCAGCTCCACGGCGGAAGCCGCACGCATGGTGCAAGGCAGCCAGTTTCGAGCGGCGATTGCTAGTCGTTCGCTCGCCACGCCGGGTGCGCTGGAGGTGTTGGCCTATCCGATCAATGACGCCATCGGCAACTGCACCCGGTTTCTCTGGTTGCAACGTGGCGATCGCTGCCAATCGGGTGACGTGGCCAGCCTGGCCTTCTCACTGCATCGCAACGCGCCTGGAGCCCTACTGGAGGCCCTGGGCGCTGTGGCGGCGCTGGGCCTGAACATGAGTCGGATCGAATCCCGACCGTCGAAGCGCGAATTAGGTGAATACGTGTTTTTTGTGGATGTAGAGCTGCCCCCTGAAGACGATGGTCTGCTGCTCAGTGCCCTCACGGAACGGATGTCTCCCTTCTGCGAGCACCTGAGCCAATTCGGCGCCTATCCGAGCACGGAGTTGGAGCCCGACTGA